The genomic DNA GCCAGCGCTTGCTCTGGCGTTGGGCCGGGGCTCGGGTCCCCTTCGCCGGGAGGCTGGCTCGCGGGGGCTTTGGGGGTTCTGGGTGCGGTTCCGAGCGCGCGTCGCCGGGTTTCACGACGAACGAGCCCCGGGTTCCACCCCGGCGGGGCCCGGGGCGGGGGGGGGGGGGGGGGGGGGCCGGGGGGGGGGGGGGGGGGGGGCGGCGGCGCGGGGGGGGGGGGCGGGGGGGGGGGGGGGGGGGGGGGGGGGGGGGGGGGGGGGGGGGGGGGGCAAGCTCTTGGGCGGTCCGGCTCCGATTCAGGCGCGGCCGGGGGGGTGGGGGGGTTGGTGCGGGCTGTTTCTTCTTCTTTGCGTCCAGCGCCAGTCGCGTGGCGATCGTGAGCAACCAGGTCGATGGGCGGGCCGGGCCCGCCGGATCGAAGCGGGGTAAAGCGCGGAAGGCTCGCAGGAACGTCTCTTGAGCCAGATCTTCCACCTCGCGGCCGCGCCCCAAGAGCCGCGAGAGAAGCGCAAAGACCGGCCGCTCGTAGCGGACCACGAAGGCGCGGAACGCCAGTGGGTCGCCGGCGCGCGCCCGCTCGAGGGTCACGGCATCGAGCTCGCGCCCGGGCGTGGCTCGCGCTCCGGGCTCAGTCGTCGCCATCACCGCCATCATCGCTTCGAGGTTTCACGACAGGCGCGCTGAGAGGTTCCCGTCGCCCTCAGAAATCGACCCAGCCGAGATGTTTCGCGGCGACCAAGGCGGCCTGGGCCTCTTTCTCGCCGACCTTTCGGGCGGAGGGGCGGGGCGTCGTGAGCTCCGTGATGGCCACCGAGACGCTGACGCGGTTCGCCGCGAGCTCCGGCACCCGGCGCAGCGAGATGGGCACGGTGCCCACTTCGGCCGGGTCGAACGCGGCGTAGTGCCGGGGACCGGGGGCGAGCGGCGTGTCGCCGTCGGGTAAGAGGGCCCGCGGTTCGCCATTGGTCTGCACGATGGCGCCGGCCATCATCGGGCTGGCCAGATCGAGATCGAGAGGGAACTCGACGTGTCCCGGCTCCGTGCCGCGATAGAAGACCGCCGAACCCCGGGTCCAGCCACACAGCGCAGCGACGCGGTCGCGGCCCTGGTCGCGGATGGCGCGAAAGATGTCGACGGCCTGCACGTAGCCGAGCCCCACTACGGTGTCACCCAGACGTCCGCCGAACTCACTCAGCGAGGCGAGCGCGGTGTCCAGCTGCTCGCGCGTCAGGGCGTGCCGGCGCACCAGGTACTCACCCAGGAGCTCGCTGCGATCCGTCGACGCGACGTGATGCAGGCGCCCGCTCCTCAGGTAGAGCTCCTTGCGCTGCGGCGCTCCGGTTCGATCCGCTCGTTCGACGAACAACGCGCCGCTCTCGCGCTCGCGCCGCATCTGCGCGAGCACGTCGATCATCGGAGTGTCGCCGAGCAGTGAACGGTAGTCTGGCGCGCCGGGGGCGTGCAGGTCTCGCGTGGTCTGAGTAGTCGAGGGCAGCAGGTGGCGCGCCAGCTCTGCGTGTTCGCGGATCTTGCCGAAGGCGCCGTCTCCGAAGGCGACCTCGTCGTCACCCATGAGCTCACCTGTGGCGACGAGCTCCAGCAAACGCGGCAGGCTCAGGTTCTCGAGCACTCGGCCGTCGGTGCGGCGCACTCGGGAGACCTCCACGGTTCGCGCTGGCCGAGCCGCAGTGCCGGCTGGCGCCGCGCGCCCGGTAGCGGCGAGTCCGGCCGGCAATGGGGCTCTGGGTTGCCGGGAGACCGGCACCGGCGGAACCGACTCGGGCATGGCGGGCTCCGCTGGCCCGCGCTCGGCGACCGCGCGCATGCGGTCCACACTGTCCTTGATCTGGCGCGCGATCTTCTTCGAATCGCCGGCCTCGCGCACCACCGCGGCCAGATCAATCGCAAGTTTGTCGCCTGCGGGCAGCTCGAACGGTTCGAGCGCCGCGCCGAGCTCGGCCGCCGTTGCGAAGCGATCGCTCGGCGCCCGCGCGAGGGCTCGCTCGAAGATGGCAAAGAGCCCCGGGGGCATCAGCGCGGAGCGACTGCGAAGCGGCTCGATGTTGGCGTCGCGGATCGCGAGCAACACCGCCAGCTGACCACTGCCGGGGAAGACGCGCTCACCCAGCAACATCTCCCCGAGGATTGCCGTCAGCGCAAACAGGTCCGCGCGATGGTCGAACGGCTCGCCGGCAATTTGTTCTGGCGCAAGGTAGCCGAATTTTCCCTTCAGCCCACCGTCCATCGTCGCGGGTTTGATCGCCTCACTCACGCGCGCGATGCCGAAGTCGCCGAGTTTGACCACACCGTCGACCGAGAGATAGACGTTGGACGGTGTGACGTCTCGGTGGACGATGGCGAGGGGTACACCCTCGGAGTTGCACGCAGAGTGAATGGCCGCGAGCGCGGCGGTGAGCCGCCGCGTGATGTAGATGGCGACACCGAGGGGTAAGCGCAGCTGTTCGGTCTCGAGGTGTCGGAGCAAGCGATACAGATCGACGCCCTCGACGTACTCCATTGCCAGGTATGGCTCCTGACCGACCATGCCGGCGCCGAACACCGTCACGACGTTCGGGTGAGAGACGGCGCGATTCAGCTCGGCTTCGTGATCGAGCACGTCGAACTGGCTCTCATTCTTGCCGGCCAGGAGCCGCTTCACGACCAGCTTCGGCGCGGGCATGAGCCCCGTCTTGGGACGCGCGAGGAACACCTCGGCGCTCCCGCCGACGGCCAGGCGTCGTTCGAGAACGAAGGGGCCAAACGGAGTGGCGTGCTCCTTGGCGTCGCCTTGCCCGCTCATCTCGCCGGGCATTATGTCGCGTCCATGGCCGCTCCCGCTAGTCTGGTGCATACCTCGGCAGCGGCAGTCGCGCCCCTTCGCCTCGCCACATCCGTATCCACTGCTGTGGCCCGAGGCTCGATGGCCTGAATTCGTGGCGATTCTGCGCTAGAGATCGGGCCATGCCTCGCCTCCGGGGAGTCCTCGTCTTGCTTGCGGCCGCGGCCGTTGCTTGTGCCGTGGCCGTGAGCTGCAAACGGGCACCGGCCGCGCCAGCGGGTCCGCCGAAGACTCCAACGTTGAGGATCTTCGTGGTGACGAGCATGGCGGGCGCCCTCGAGCCCTGCGGGTGTGTGAAGGACATGCTCGGCGGCATCGACCACGCGGCGCAGCTGGTGAAGGCTCGTCGGGATGGCGCGGCGGCGACGCTGCTGCTGGCCGCTGGCCCGACGCTGTTTCTGGATCCCGTGATCGAAAAAGACTCGCGGACCCAGGTGCTTTGGAAAGCGGAGGCCATCGCCGACTCACTCAAGGACATGGGCCTGGTGGCCTGGGCGCCGGGCGCAAACGATTGGGCCGCCGGCGTCCAAGAGCTCGAGCGCCTGAAGCGCAGGTCTGGCGCGGCGATGCTGGGTGCGAATCTTGGCGGTGCGAGCGCGGGTGCTACGAGTGTGAAGGTGGTCGATGCCCAGGGCCACAAGGTGGGCGTCGTCGGTTTGTCGTTGCCGCTTCAGTCTGGCGCGGCGCCGGCGGGCTTGGAGGTCAAAGATGCACGCGCGGCGCTCGAGGCCGCGAAGAAGACCTTCGACGCCGAGGGCGCGCGCATTCGAATCGCGCTGCTCGCCATGCCCCGCGGTGACGCGATGCGGCTGGTGGACGGTGTCGGTGGCTTCTCGCTGGTGATCGTCGGCAAGGGGGTCGACCGCGGTGAGGCAAACGACGGCCCCGTCCCGCCGACGCTGGTCGGGGACACTCTGGTCGTGCAGACGCCGAATCATCTGCAGAGTGTCGCCATCGTCGATCTGTTCGTGCGCGGCGACGACGTGCGCTTCAAGGATGGTTCAGGCCTGGCGGAGACGGAGAAGAAGGACGCGCTCAAGCGTCGGCTCGAAGAGCTGGAGCGGCGCATCGGCGAGGCCGAGAAACCGGGCAGCGGCGTCTTGCCCGAAGATCTCGCGGCTCGGCGCAAGGACCGAGAGAGCCTCGCCAAGCAGCTGGCCGAGCAGAAGCCGCCGGAGGTACCGGCCGAAGGCAGCTTCTTCCGCTACGAGCTCGAGCGCGTGAGCGAGGCGGCGGGCGTCGAGGTTGCCGTCGCGACGCGCATGAAGGCCTATTACAAACGGGTCAACGAACACAACAAGACGGCCTTCGCCGATCGCCTACCGCCGCCGGTGCCCGAGGGCAAATCGGGATACATCGGCACCGCCAAGTGTGTCTCGTGTCACGGCGAAGAGCACAAGTTCTGGCTGACCACGCGGCACGCGAAGGCCTACCGAACGCTCGAGGTGGACGACAAACAGTTCAACTTGGACTGCGTCAGCTGTCACGTCACCGGCTACGACAAGCCGGGCGGCTCGACGGTGACCCACGTCGCCGGGCTCGAGAACATCGGCTGCGAGGTCTGTCACGGACCGAGCTCGCGGCACGCCGATTCGCCGGCCGACAAGAGCCTGATCACGCGCACCCCCTCGAAGTCGCTGTGCGCCACGGAGTGCCACCACCCGCCCCACGTCAAGAGCGACTGGAGCGCCGAGGACGCCTGGAAGCAAATCACTGGCCCGGGGCACGGCAAGTGAGCTGACGGTTCGCGGCTCAGGACACGGCGGTCTTCAGGAAGGCCCCGCGCCGGTAGGCCACGATGTACACCAGTGCGAAGGCCGCGTAGGTCGCCGCCACTACCACCCACAGTCGTTCGAGCGGTTGAGCCCAGCCGAACACGACGAGCCACGCCACCGGCAACTGGAAGCCGAACACCACGAGGCTGTCGAGGCTGAGTGTCAGCTTCGTCGCGCCGGCGCCCTGGATCGCCGCGCCGAGCACGATGCCGATGCCGAGCCCGATGTAGCTCGGACCCACGGTGCCGACGTAGCTCACGCCGAGGTCGATCACCTGCTGATCCCGGTCGAAGAACCCCACGATATCCCCGCCCCACACCCGGTACGCGATGGCCAGGAGCGCCATCATGGCCGCGTTGTACAGGGCGGCGTACCAGCCGCTCGCCTTGGCGCGCTCGGGGCTCTTTGCACCCAGGTTCTGGCCCACGAAGGTCTGCGCGGCGCTGCCCCAGCCCAGCCCGACGAACAACGCCATGGTCTCGAGTCGGAACACGATGCCGAGGGCGGTCGTCGCCGACTGGTCGGCGGCCGTGGTGTAAGCGCGTGCAACCAGCGAGTGCATCACCAGCATGGCCGCGATGCGTACGACCAGCTGTGTGCTCGACGGCCAGCCGACACGCCAGAGCGAGCGCATGGCACCAAGGTCCGGTCGTCCGCGGCCATCACTGCCGAACAGACCGAAACGACGGACCAGGGAGAACGTCAGCGGAATCAGCACGACCACGCGAGCCAGTACCGTCGCCCACGCGGCGCCGAGCAGCTCGAGCCGCGGGATCCCCAGGACTCGGGCGACGGGCGGGCCCCAGGAGAAGAGCGGGGGAGCGTCACCGGGCCCGTAGACCAGCAACACTGCGAACACGAAGTTCAGCACGTTGGCGAGCACCAGGAGGGAGGCGGGCGTCTTGCTGCTGCCGAGGGCACGTTGGAGTGTGGTCAAGTGCAGCAGCAAGAAGATGGTGAAGCTGCCGGCCAGCATCACCTTCAGGTACTCGGCCCCCAGGACCGCGACCTGACCCTTCGCGCCCACCAGATCTGCGACCAGCCAGTGCGCGCCGAACAATCCCAGGCCCGAGAAGATCGCGCTCAGGACGAGCACACACAGGAGCGACTGCCACGCCGTCTGTCGCACCCCGGCCGGATCGCCGGCGCCCTGTTTTCGGCTGACGATGGCCGCCGTTGCTACACTCAGTCCGTAACTCACGATGGTGCCGAGGGCGGCGAGCTGATCACAGATGCCGATGGCGCCGAGCGCAGGCCCTGCCACGTCGTGGGGTAAGCGCGAGATCAGATAGGCGTCGACCAGGTTGAACGTGACCTGAAGCCCCATGCCCAAGGCGAGAGGCGCACCGAAGCGCGCGACCTCGAACGGGATCGGGCCGGTCCGGATGCGGGAGCTCGGGTCAGCCATCACCGCTCTTCGTGCGCTCGAAGCAGGTGTCGGGGACGCGCCGCGCCGCGCGCACCAGCGCCGTCCTCTCGACGAAGCGCGCGGTGACGGGGTCGTGATAACCGCTGGGCAAGGCCACACCGTCGTCGGCAGCGGTCGCGTACCAGCGCCCGATGCGAGCCATGAGCAGCTCGCGCACCCATTTGCCCACCAGCGACGCCAGCATGACCAGTGGATCGCGTGCGTCGGCGTCTTGCACGAACTGGAGCTCGCCCAGCTTCGGAAAATGATAGGCGCTGCGCTTCCGCTGCTGTTCGATGACCGCGTGCAGACGCCCCGAGAGCGGCCCGAAGAAGCGCGAATAGTCGCCCATGCCGCCGACCTTGCCACACACCGCCAGCACATCCGCGCCGGCGCGCTCGCGGTGATCGAGCACCAGGGCTTCCATGGCGTGAAGATCGGTCACGAAGCGGTTCTTGCCACGCGAGAGTGCATCGTTCAGGCGTTCGGTACACACCACGCTGCTCTTGACCGAGAGTAGCTCGAGCCCGCGCCGGCTGAGCTCGGTTCGAACTGAGAGGGCGGCCTGAACCAGCGCCGGGTCCGCGCTGAACCACTCGCCCTCGACCGACCAGCACTGCCGTTCGGCCTGGCGCGGGCAGGGAGCGCGCAGCCGCGTCGCGCCTTCGAGGGAGAGCGCCGAGAAGATCGCGTCGGGGGTCTCGAGGTTCGGGGCCGAGAGAGCGCGCGCCCAGGCCTCGCCGAGCGCCACGTCCGAGTGGCTCATGCGCTCCTTGCTGTCACCGATCAGCTCGGCGATCGACTTCGGGAGCTTGCGGGTGAACAGGCGCACCGCCTCCGGCTCGACGCGTGCGAGCACGGCGGTCACGACCAGCGGACCGAGCCGCGCGCCCAGACCATTTTCGTCGGCGCCGATCCGGTAGCTGTTCGGCACGGGCCGAGAGCATAGCGGACTGGGCGGAAATTTTTGCTTCTGGTTCGGACGGGGTTCAATCCGCTGGCGAAAAAGCTGGATCATGTCGATCGCGTCCACGCATGGATTGTGGTCCGCGCCAAAGGTGCGGTGGATGGCCGGGACGCGGGTGCCTCGTCCGGGCAATACTTGCCATGACAAGCTCCTTGCGGAGACGAGGAACCACCAGCGGGAGGGGGGAGAGCGTAAGGAGTGCGCAAGCGAGCGCGAAGCCTCGCCGCCGCGCCCCCGGCGGGCGCGGGCTAGCCCCCCGCGACTGGCGGGATCACCGCGACCACGTCGCCACCCGCGACCGGATCTGCCGCCGCCGCAAAGGTCTCGTTGATAGCAAACCGCACGCCAACGAGTCGCCCTTCGAGCTGGGGATGGGCTCGCACGAGTACCGGCACGAACGCCTCGAGGGTACGCACGGCCTCCGGCAGCTCGAGCTCCTCTTCCGCGGCTCCGACGAGGTCGCGGACCCCGGCGAAATAGAGCACGCGCACGGCGCTCATTGCTGCTGCTCGAGGTACTCGCGGAGTCCGTCGCTGACGCTGAGCAGGTTGGGAGTGATCTTCTTGATCAGCAGATCTTCGACCGCTCGTGCCACGGTCTTGGACAGCAGCGACGGCACACCCTTGAGTTTCTTCCCGTCGATGTCGAGGTCGCCGCGGATCTGGAGCTCAGTGCCAGCGTCGACCTCGATGAACTGATTCTTGCCGGTGCAGTGCACCGCCTCGGTGAAGGCGTGGGTCTCGATGCGCCAGCTGCAGGTCCACTCGGCTTCGTTCCAGGTGGCGTAGTCCGACCAGGACAGCATGTTCTCGCTGAGAAAGGCCCGGGCGGCAGCCGGGATCTCGCCGCCTCCGTGCCACTCGTTGAAGAGCTCGCTGACCGCGCCGTCGTCCTTGCGGCTCTTCTGCTCGATGCTGCGGATGTTCGGCAGAAACTCGACCAGATCGACGAGGTGATCGCGATAGGCAGCAAACACCACCGGGCGAGGGAAGGGCAGCTTGGCGTCGGCGCTGAGTTTCATCTCAGATGCCGTAGGCGAAGCCGAGGGATGGCGCAATCACCGGCGCAAAGTCCGGCACCATGGCTCGGCCCGCGACCTCGATGACCATCGCGGCCTCGGGGGACACGGCGTACTGCACACCGAGGCCGGCGCCGCCGAAGAATGGGCCGCTCGTCTTGTAGACGTCGAGCTTGCGGGTCGAGCGATTGCCGGTGCCGTCGTCCTCGACGACCTCGGTCGTGAGCCGGGCCGACGCCTGCGAGACGCCCCCGTTCAACAGCACGTAGGCGCGCACGCCGGCCTTGGCAAACGGATCCTTGCCCAGCCAGTAGGCGCCGCGGGCCTCGGCGTGCAAGGGCAAGAAGGTCTTGCCACCGGCACGCTTGGGCGTTCCCGAAAACGCAAACCCGAGTCGCGTGCCGAGTGTGAGACGGGTCCCGATCAGGCGTTCGTAACCGACCAGCACACGCATCGAGCCGAGGCCGACGCCGCCCTTCAACGAGTTGCCATTTCCGGTCAGCGGTGAGCCGTTGTACTGCACGTCGCCCTTGAAGAAACAGGCGAGCTTGCCGCCCTGCTGCGCCTTCGCGCTGCAGGCGTCGCTCTCGCTGGTGACGACCGTGAGGTCGGGCGAAAACGAGAGCGAGAGCCAGTTGTGCTTGCGCGGTGTGTTGTCCACAGGCTCGTCGCTCTTGGGTTTTTCCAGGCTGGATTCATCGACACACGCCAGCTCGTGACAGACCTTGTCCCCGGGGCAATCGTCGTTCGTTTCACACGAAAGGCCCTGGACGGGTCGCGGGCATTCCTCCGGCGGAACGTTGCCAGGCAGCGAAGGTTGGCGCCCGCTGATGGCGGCCTTGAGCTCGACCTTGCGCGGTTCTTCGGCGGACCCGGCGCTGGCGACGCGGTCGAGGTTCGAGTCGAAGGCGGTGACGTAGTACACGAGCGCGCCGGGCCGCTCCACCGCGGCGCAGGGGATCAGACCGCCGAACCCTGCCTTGTGTTTGTTGATCGGAAGCTCGCGCCAGTCCGAGTCGCCGGGGGCCTTGTAGCGTACGACCACGCGCGACACCTTCACGTCCTCGGGTGCCGACACGAACACCGGCACGGGGTGGTAGGTCGCCTGCTCGGTCCAGGGTTTCTCCTTCAGAACGGCGACGTTGCTGGGGGGCGCTGGGGTCGGGTTGGCCGCGCCCTTGGTCTCGGCGCGCGCGCGATCGAAGTCGGCCTGCACGTCGACCGTCATGTAGGCAGCTTGAGGCACCGACTTGGGATCGGCCTCGAGCATCTTCTTGAACGCAGCAACGGCGTCCTCGTGGGCGTTGAGCCCGGCGGCGTACACGATGCCCAGGGCGCCCTGCAGTGCGGCGTGAGTGTCCTTGCTGCAAGTGCTCTTCTGACAGACCGCGAGCGCGCTGCGCAGCTTGGCCACCGCGGTGCTCATGTTCGTCGCGAGGTAGTCCTCTTCCATCGCCTCGCGCAGAGTCTTCTTGGCGTTGTCGTCCGCCTTGCCGGCGAAACACCACGGAGCGACGAGCAGGCAGACGCATGCGGTGAGCACCGATTGCGACAGCCTCGGGCGAGGAAGGAAGGACATTTTCGGCGGGATGTTAGCCCCAGTTGGCCCGTGGTAGAAGCAGGCACTGTCGGAGGCTCGGATGGCGGACGAAAAGCAAAAGCTCGGGTTGGACGTATACATTGCGCTCGCGGCGATCGGCTGGGCCGACGGGGATCTGGACCCCGAAGAGGCCGACGCGATCGTTCGAACCGCCATGGAAGAGGGGCTCGAGCTGGCGGAGGTCGAGGAGCTCGAGAAAGCGACCAAGTCCCGGGTCGAAATCGGCGAGATCGATCGGCGCGGCATGTCCAAGGAGGACAAGCTGTTCGTGTACGCGGTGGCGTCGTGGATGACCTGGCTGGACGGCGATGTGTCCGAAGACGAGGTCGCTGCGCTGAAGAAGCTCGGCGACGCGCTCAAGATCCCGGAAAAACCTCGGGAGCATGCCGACGCCATCATGCGCGAGGTTGCGCACCAGTCCGAGGACATCCGTCCCCTGCGCTATGATCTGCCGGCGCTGCGGCGGATCATCGGTGAGCGTCTGGCCGAGGCCAAGGGTGCTCGCGATGCCGGCGCGGACGAGGGCTGACGTCTCGGGGCGATGCATGGCACCGATTTCGATTTCACGTCGCTTGCTCGGTTCGCTCGTTTTCGTGTGGGTCGTCCCGCCGTGTTGGGTCGGATGCAAGACGGAGCCAGCACCGGCGCCGGCGCCGAGCTCCGCAGCCGTTCCTGGCTCGAGCCCGACGCCGAGTGCGTCGTCGAGCGCCGAGGGACCGAGTGCCGACGGGAAGTCTGACAGCGCCAACGTGATCCGTCTGCCGGCCGACGTGGGGGTCGGGGACGAGCTCGGTTACGCGGTGGCTGCGGCGGGCGAGCGTGTGGTCGTGGCCGCCCACAAACGCAAAGGCAAGACCGAGGACTCCCATCCTGGCTCGCTGTTCGTCTACCAGGTGAAAGCGGGCAAGCTCGCGTTCGAGACGGAGCTCGGTGTCGAGGGCTCGCATCAGATCGGCAACGCGCTGGCGTTCGACGGCACGCTGGCTGTGACTGGCGCCCACTATGATCGAGGCAAGAGCCCGGAGACCGGCGCGGCCTACGTGTTTGCGGTGGAGGGCGCGACCTGGGCCAAGCCGGTCAAACTGAGCGCTTCGGACGGCAAGAAGGACGATTCTTTCGGCATTGGTGTGGCACTCGCGGGCGGCAGCGTGATCGTGACCAACACCCGCGAAATGGGCGGCGCACTGTATGGTTTCGAGGGCGGCAAACAGGGCTTCGTGGCCAAACCCCCGCTGCCGTTCCGCCACCCGAGTGGTCCCGCGGAGATGCTCAGCGCAAGCGGTGAGCTCGTGGTCGTCGGCGCGCCCTTCACGGGCAAAGTCTCGGAGCAAGGCGCGGTGTTCGTGTTCCGCAAGGACAAGACTGGACTGCACCAGCAAGCGGAGTTGAGCGAGACCGGCGCGGCGGAGCTGGGGCACTTCGGCAGCTCGGTCGTCGTCCACGGCGCGCAGCTTGCGGCAACGAGCAACAAACAGATCAGTGTGTTCGCCGAGAAGGACGGGCGCTGGCAGGAGAGCGCGCGGATCACGCCGGCGCTGACCGTGGGCCTCGCGGATGCCGCCCTCGCGCTCACCGACGACCTGCTCGCGGTGGGTTTCCACCTGGTCGAGGCCGGTCGGGTACTGCTCTACAAGAAGAGCGCCGCCGGCTGGAAGCTCGAGCGGACCGTGCGCGCGCCGGACGGCAAGAACGAGGACTGGTTCGGTTACACCCTCGCGCTCACCCCCAAACACCTGGTCGTGGGCGCGCCCCTGGTCGCGGAGCGCACGGGCGCGGTCTACGTGCTCGGGCTGTGATTTCGAGCGGAGTCGGCTGGGCGTCACCGCCCGCCGCGGCCCCGAGCTCTCAGTTACAGCGCCAGATGTAGCTCGGCAAGAACGAGGACTGTGAGCAGCTCTGGCCGCTCTGCGAGCAGGTGCCGCTGGGTTTGCAGATCTCGCGCTCGAGCGTGGCGGCGCAGGTCTTCTGGCACTTGAGCGTGGTGTAGGCGTTGGCCTGGTTCGAGAACGTGCCGCAACAAACCTCGCCCGCGCCGCAATCTTCCGCGCCGTCGCAGCTCACCGTCGTGGCATCACAGTTCGGTTGGGTGCACGCGCAAGCTTTTGCTTTGTCCGTGCAGTACTCAGCGCCCGGGTTGAGCAGGCAGCAATTCTGCGTGGCTCCGCACACGATCGCGCTCGGGGCGTTGTCGCAGTAGACCTCGCCCGGGAGGCCGGCATCGGCCGAAACTGCGCCGGTTCCACCCGTGCTTGCGTCCGTCACACTGCCGCCGGTTCCACCGGTCATCACGCCGCCGGTTCCGCCGGTTCCGCCGGTTCCACCGGTTCCGCCGGTTCCGCCGGTTCCGCCGCCGCCGCACTTCGGTCCGGGGGGCAGACCCACCTGAGCGGGATCGACGCAGCCGACACCGATGAAGGTGTCGAGCAGGCCGCAGATCCCGGTCGGTTTGCAGCAACCCTGAAGCGTGATGCCCTGGATCGACTGCGGCGGACAGGTCGGGTCGAGCTTGCCGGTCTGGCCGAGCTCGATGCACTGCCCACCGATGAGGCTCGAGCTGACGCCGCACTTGTCACCAACGCAGCACGCGTCGACCTGGCCGATGGGGATCGCCGGCGGGTCGCACTTCGTGCCCCCGCAGAACACACCGCCACCGCTGCCGCCCAAGCCACCGATGCCACCCGTTGCGCCGACGTTGCCGGTGCCGCCGCCGGAGACTCCGCTCGAGCCGGCGATGCCGCCCGCTCCGGTGCCCGCCATGTTGCCGGT from Myxococcales bacterium includes the following:
- a CDS encoding TerB family tellurite resistance protein — translated: MADEKQKLGLDVYIALAAIGWADGDLDPEEADAIVRTAMEEGLELAEVEELEKATKSRVEIGEIDRRGMSKEDKLFVYAVASWMTWLDGDVSEDEVAALKKLGDALKIPEKPREHADAIMREVAHQSEDIRPLRYDLPALRRIIGERLAEAKGARDAGADEG
- the moaD gene encoding molybdopterin converting factor subunit 1 — translated: MSAVRVLYFAGVRDLVGAAEEELELPEAVRTLEAFVPVLVRAHPQLEGRLVGVRFAINETFAAAADPVAGGDVVAVIPPVAGG
- a CDS encoding protein kinase: MSGQGDAKEHATPFGPFVLERRLAVGGSAEVFLARPKTGLMPAPKLVVKRLLAGKNESQFDVLDHEAELNRAVSHPNVVTVFGAGMVGQEPYLAMEYVEGVDLYRLLRHLETEQLRLPLGVAIYITRRLTAALAAIHSACNSEGVPLAIVHRDVTPSNVYLSVDGVVKLGDFGIARVSEAIKPATMDGGLKGKFGYLAPEQIAGEPFDHRADLFALTAILGEMLLGERVFPGSGQLAVLLAIRDANIEPLRSRSALMPPGLFAIFERALARAPSDRFATAAELGAALEPFELPAGDKLAIDLAAVVREAGDSKKIARQIKDSVDRMRAVAERGPAEPAMPESVPPVPVSRQPRAPLPAGLAATGRAAPAGTAARPARTVEVSRVRRTDGRVLENLSLPRLLELVATGELMGDDEVAFGDGAFGKIREHAELARHLLPSTTQTTRDLHAPGAPDYRSLLGDTPMIDVLAQMRRERESGALFVERADRTGAPQRKELYLRSGRLHHVASTDRSELLGEYLVRRHALTREQLDTALASLSEFGGRLGDTVVGLGYVQAVDIFRAIRDQGRDRVAALCGWTRGSAVFYRGTEPGHVEFPLDLDLASPMMAGAIVQTNGEPRALLPDGDTPLAPGPRHYAAFDPAEVGTVPISLRRVPELAANRVSVSVAITELTTPRPSARKVGEKEAQAALVAAKHLGWVDF
- a CDS encoding MATE family efflux transporter is translated as MADPSSRIRTGPIPFEVARFGAPLALGMGLQVTFNLVDAYLISRLPHDVAGPALGAIGICDQLAALGTIVSYGLSVATAAIVSRKQGAGDPAGVRQTAWQSLLCVLVLSAIFSGLGLFGAHWLVADLVGAKGQVAVLGAEYLKVMLAGSFTIFLLLHLTTLQRALGSSKTPASLLVLANVLNFVFAVLLVYGPGDAPPLFSWGPPVARVLGIPRLELLGAAWATVLARVVVLIPLTFSLVRRFGLFGSDGRGRPDLGAMRSLWRVGWPSSTQLVVRIAAMLVMHSLVARAYTTAADQSATTALGIVFRLETMALFVGLGWGSAAQTFVGQNLGAKSPERAKASGWYAALYNAAMMALLAIAYRVWGGDIVGFFDRDQQVIDLGVSYVGTVGPSYIGLGIGIVLGAAIQGAGATKLTLSLDSLVVFGFQLPVAWLVVFGWAQPLERLWVVVAATYAAFALVYIVAYRRGAFLKTAVS